One genomic window of Phycisphaerales bacterium includes the following:
- a CDS encoding GC-type dockerin domain-anchored protein produces MRSTAKTVVVAAAVVGGLCASAYPESPDTCEPQRVISPPSIGTPDFGHAVATDGTQWFVASSDANTLCSGPAISCSTGAVFVYDEIDGRLELAQTIVPPDAELYDNFGQSVDVDSGRLVVGSLFTRNPTTDQRTGAVFVYEHDGVEWVEVDRVWPPPSVPEEFAKQLVLHGESLIVTTQRGRSAEVYAWDTARGWLHLQTVTQPDPDGPATGFGVQWAARDDWFATGAYLDKRTRPNGGALFIFRREASGMLELVQEFVSDESMRLGYTVDFLDDVLVVGAPLATRAEQYQGAVRFYSFDGSEWAFTGELTHEEPRENRQFGARVLSHGNSLYVRALDERTPVSYGMVYGYERDATGSWVAVDRFVPESAHFADLYGSGMASNGASLLIGARHDRSATGGVVGAAYFFDLACGDCQADLDADGSLTIFDFLTFLNLFQDGDALADFDGDGELTIFDFLAFQTAFDAGCG; encoded by the coding sequence GTGAGAAGCACCGCCAAGACAGTCGTCGTTGCCGCAGCCGTCGTCGGTGGGCTGTGCGCATCTGCATATCCTGAGTCACCCGATACCTGCGAGCCCCAGCGGGTCATCTCGCCGCCGTCCATCGGCACCCCCGATTTCGGGCATGCCGTTGCGACCGACGGCACGCAGTGGTTCGTCGCAAGCTCGGATGCCAACACGCTGTGTTCCGGGCCGGCGATCTCGTGCAGCACCGGGGCGGTCTTCGTCTACGACGAGATCGACGGCCGGCTCGAGCTCGCGCAGACGATCGTGCCGCCGGACGCCGAGCTCTATGACAACTTCGGGCAGAGCGTGGACGTCGATAGCGGACGGCTCGTCGTCGGCTCGCTGTTCACGCGCAATCCAACTACGGACCAACGCACCGGAGCCGTGTTCGTGTACGAGCACGACGGCGTCGAGTGGGTCGAGGTCGATCGGGTCTGGCCGCCGCCGAGCGTGCCGGAAGAATTCGCGAAGCAGCTCGTGCTGCACGGTGAATCGCTAATCGTTACAACCCAGCGGGGTCGCTCGGCGGAGGTCTACGCGTGGGACACCGCACGCGGCTGGCTACACCTTCAGACGGTGACACAGCCCGATCCGGACGGCCCGGCGACCGGGTTCGGCGTGCAATGGGCCGCGCGCGACGACTGGTTCGCTACCGGTGCCTATCTCGACAAGCGCACGCGTCCGAACGGCGGCGCGCTGTTCATCTTTCGCCGTGAGGCAAGCGGGATGTTAGAACTGGTGCAGGAATTCGTGTCAGACGAATCGATGCGGCTGGGGTACACCGTCGACTTCCTCGACGACGTGCTGGTGGTTGGTGCTCCTCTAGCCACGCGGGCTGAGCAATACCAAGGCGCTGTACGCTTCTATTCGTTCGATGGCAGCGAGTGGGCATTCACCGGTGAACTCACCCACGAAGAGCCACGAGAAAATCGCCAGTTCGGGGCCCGCGTGCTTTCCCACGGCAACTCGTTGTACGTTCGGGCCCTTGATGAGCGAACACCCGTTTCGTACGGGATGGTGTATGGCTACGAGCGAGACGCAACGGGTAGTTGGGTCGCAGTAGACCGGTTCGTGCCCGAGTCGGCCCATTTCGCAGACTTGTACGGCTCGGGCATGGCCAGCAACGGTGCGAGCCTCCTCATCGGCGCACGGCACGACCGATCCGCCACTGGCGGCGTCGTTGGCGCCGCCTACTTCTTTGACCTCGCCTGCGGCGATTGCCAAGCCGACCTCGACGCCGACGGCTCCCTCACCATCTTCGACTTCCTAACTTTCCTAAACCTCTTCCAGGACGGCGACGCGCTCGCCGACTTCGACGGCGACGGCGAGCTGACGATCTTCGACTTCCTGGCATTCCAGACGGCGTTCGACGCGGGCTGCGGGTAG
- the fabF gene encoding beta-ketoacyl-ACP synthase II, which produces MGSHATNQHKVVITGVGAITCMGPDPQSAWAAMRDGVSGITRLEGDEFSRFDGQWSAHVAGQVKDWNPADHIDPREAKRLDRSAQFGMAAVSQAVKMSGVDFSAMEPERAGVAFGTGVGGISTIEDGHSILLERGPKRLGPLTVPKLMVNATAGNVSITYGLRGPATAMATACASSGNAIGEALETMRRGRTDVMISGGTEAAITPLCVGAFQAMKALSGNKEPAAASRPFDAERDGFVLAEGAAAFVLETEAFAKARGATILAELVGWAASADAYHITAPDEAGRGARQAMTWALEDAGLKPADIGYINAHGTSTPLGDSAEVAAVLDVFGEHARKSKGGTLLMSSTKSVHGHALGASGAVELIGCIHALREGLVPPTINLHQPEEHFDIDLVPNEVRKTPIRYAMNNTFGFGGHNVSLIVGRYDG; this is translated from the coding sequence ATGGGGAGCCACGCCACGAACCAGCACAAGGTCGTCATCACCGGCGTCGGAGCCATCACCTGCATGGGCCCCGATCCTCAGTCGGCGTGGGCTGCCATGCGCGACGGCGTCTCGGGCATCACCCGGCTCGAGGGCGACGAGTTCAGCCGGTTCGACGGCCAGTGGAGCGCCCACGTTGCCGGTCAGGTCAAGGACTGGAACCCCGCGGACCACATCGACCCGCGGGAAGCCAAGCGGCTCGACCGATCGGCCCAGTTCGGCATGGCCGCCGTGTCCCAGGCCGTCAAGATGTCGGGCGTCGACTTCTCGGCCATGGAACCCGAGCGGGCGGGCGTCGCCTTCGGCACGGGCGTGGGTGGCATCTCGACCATCGAGGACGGCCACTCCATCCTGCTCGAACGCGGGCCCAAGCGGCTCGGCCCGCTGACGGTGCCAAAGCTGATGGTGAACGCCACGGCGGGCAACGTCTCGATCACCTACGGCCTGCGCGGTCCGGCGACGGCGATGGCAACGGCGTGCGCGAGCTCGGGCAACGCCATCGGCGAGGCGCTCGAGACCATGCGCCGCGGCCGCACCGACGTGATGATCTCCGGCGGCACCGAGGCGGCCATCACGCCCCTGTGCGTCGGCGCCTTCCAGGCCATGAAGGCCCTGAGCGGCAACAAGGAGCCCGCCGCTGCCAGCCGGCCCTTCGACGCCGAGCGAGACGGCTTCGTGTTGGCCGAGGGCGCAGCGGCATTCGTGCTCGAGACCGAGGCCTTCGCCAAGGCCCGCGGCGCGACGATCCTGGCCGAGCTCGTCGGCTGGGCGGCCAGCGCCGACGCCTACCACATCACCGCGCCCGACGAGGCCGGCCGCGGCGCCCGCCAGGCCATGACCTGGGCCCTCGAGGACGCGGGCCTGAAGCCGGCCGACATCGGCTACATCAACGCCCACGGCACCAGCACGCCCCTGGGCGACAGCGCCGAGGTCGCCGCCGTGCTCGACGTCTTCGGCGAACACGCCCGCAAGAGCAAGGGTGGCACGCTGCTCATGAGCTCGACCAAGAGCGTGCACGGCCACGCCCTGGGCGCGTCGGGCGCCGTCGAGCTCATCGGCTGCATCCACGCGCTGCGAGAGGGCTTGGTGCCCCCCACCATCAACCTGCACCAGCCCGAAGAGCACTTCGACATCGACCTCGTGCCCAACGAGGTCCGCAAGACGCCCATCCGCTACGCGATGAACAACACCTTCGGCTTCGGCGGCCACAACGTGAGCCTCATCGTCGGCCGCTACGACGGCTGA
- a CDS encoding FliM/FliN family flagellar motor C-terminal domain-containing protein, giving the protein MARDVKTILSLEVPVVVVLAERTMTVGDVLGLRPGTILEVDKSAEDDLSLRVNNRDVGSGTAVKVGENFGLRIEAIGSQEKRVEALGA; this is encoded by the coding sequence ATGGCGCGAGACGTGAAGACCATCCTGAGCCTCGAGGTGCCCGTGGTGGTCGTGCTGGCCGAACGGACGATGACCGTGGGCGACGTGCTGGGCCTGCGGCCGGGCACGATCCTGGAGGTCGACAAGTCCGCCGAGGACGACCTCTCCCTGCGCGTCAACAACCGCGACGTGGGCTCGGGCACGGCCGTCAAGGTCGGCGAGAACTTCGGCCTGCGGATCGAGGCGATCGGCAGCCAGGAGAAGCGGGTGGAGGCGCTGGGGGCGTAG
- a CDS encoding DUF1444 family protein, translated as MTMMPDNPNEFSQEVAQILRRLQPELTIDSIREDELVIAGRRLDLINLFRIVSHDPQRGVEIVEHYLEQLFAGDLMYVNAMSFDIAKPRIMPRIQPESIFESLSRRLVAHTPFVNGAVVVYVLDLPQMTVSITTEQLVQWGVDIDELEDIARENLDLYAPEMDVQLVESREGGMAAILAEQDGYDAARLLLGKLYHRLAPSLGGDFLVAIPARDMFVALSREPGEFVQRIQDRVRQDYERLPYPITDQLFYVTRDGVAGTGESKAA; from the coding sequence ATGACGATGATGCCAGACAATCCGAACGAGTTCAGCCAGGAGGTGGCCCAGATCCTGCGCCGCCTCCAGCCCGAGCTGACCATCGACTCGATCCGCGAGGACGAGCTGGTCATCGCCGGCCGCCGGCTGGACCTGATCAACCTCTTCCGCATCGTCAGCCACGACCCCCAGCGGGGCGTGGAGATCGTCGAGCACTACCTCGAGCAGCTCTTCGCGGGCGACCTCATGTACGTCAACGCGATGAGCTTCGACATCGCCAAGCCGCGGATCATGCCGCGCATCCAGCCCGAGAGCATCTTCGAGAGCCTCAGCCGCCGGCTGGTGGCCCATACGCCGTTCGTGAACGGCGCCGTGGTGGTCTACGTGCTCGACCTTCCGCAGATGACCGTGAGCATCACGACCGAGCAGCTCGTCCAATGGGGCGTAGACATCGACGAGCTGGAGGACATCGCCCGCGAGAACCTCGACCTGTACGCGCCCGAGATGGACGTGCAGCTCGTCGAGAGCCGCGAGGGTGGCATGGCGGCCATCCTGGCCGAGCAGGACGGCTACGACGCCGCCCGCCTGCTGCTGGGCAAGCTCTACCACCGCCTGGCCCCGTCGCTGGGCGGCGACTTCCTGGTGGCCATCCCCGCGCGCGACATGTTCGTGGCCCTCTCGCGCGAGCCGGGCGAGTTCGTCCAGCGCATCCAGGACCGCGTCCGCCAGGACTACGAACGGCTGCCCTACCCCATCACCGACCAGCTCTTCTACGTGACGCGCGACGGCGTGGCGGGAACGGGAGAGTCGAAGGCCGCGTGA
- the acpP gene encoding acyl carrier protein: MTEAEIESKVIDIVAEQMHAEKEKISRDTSFVEDLNADSLDTVELVMEFEDEFETSIPDEQAEQIKTVGQAIDFIKQAHGIE, from the coding sequence GTGACCGAAGCTGAAATCGAGTCGAAGGTGATCGACATCGTCGCCGAGCAGATGCACGCCGAGAAGGAAAAGATCAGCCGCGACACGAGCTTCGTGGAGGATCTGAACGCCGACAGCCTCGACACCGTCGAGCTGGTCATGGAGTTCGAGGACGAGTTCGAGACGTCCATCCCGGACGAACAGGCCGAGCAGATCAAGACGGTCGGCCAGGCCATCGACTTCATCAAGCAGGCCCACGGCATCGAGTAG
- a CDS encoding aminodeoxychorismate/anthranilate synthase component II, with amino-acid sequence MILLIDNYDSFTWNLVQRLGEVAGARGETLAPGEGLVVARNDEITADQAVALEPTGVVISPGPCTPAEAGVSAAVIERFAGTVPVLGVCLGCQVMAQMAGMIVERHAIPVHGRTSPVHHDGAGMFAGVPSPFEAARYHSLVVSRRDDRASLDGADAWAITAWTDETLEGGDHRRVIMGLRRIWADASKAPLEGVQFHPESYLTPQGHAMLGNFLGMVARHREARGTASIS; translated from the coding sequence TTGATCCTGCTCATCGATAACTACGACTCGTTCACCTGGAACCTCGTCCAACGACTGGGCGAGGTCGCCGGTGCGCGCGGCGAGACCCTCGCGCCGGGCGAAGGGCTCGTGGTCGCTCGCAACGACGAGATCACCGCCGACCAGGCAGTGGCACTCGAACCGACGGGCGTGGTCATCAGTCCCGGCCCGTGCACGCCGGCAGAAGCTGGCGTGTCGGCGGCGGTCATCGAGCGGTTCGCGGGAACCGTGCCCGTGCTGGGCGTGTGCCTGGGCTGCCAGGTGATGGCGCAAATGGCGGGCATGATCGTCGAGCGCCATGCCATCCCCGTGCACGGCCGGACCAGCCCTGTGCACCACGACGGCGCGGGCATGTTCGCGGGCGTGCCCAGCCCCTTCGAGGCAGCGCGGTACCACTCGCTGGTCGTGTCCCGGCGTGACGACCGAGCCTCGCTCGATGGTGCCGACGCGTGGGCGATTACCGCGTGGACCGACGAGACGCTCGAAGGCGGCGACCACCGCCGCGTGATCATGGGCCTGCGTCGGATCTGGGCCGACGCGAGCAAGGCCCCGCTCGAGGGCGTGCAGTTCCACCCGGAGAGTTATCTGACGCCCCAGGGGCACGCGATGCTGGGCAACTTCCTGGGAATGGTTGCTCGTCATCGGGAAGCCCGCGGCACCGCATCGATCTCATGA
- a CDS encoding pyridoxal phosphate-dependent aminotransferase, which produces MSWIKLAERVDSLEGSATVAVATRAKALKAQGKDVVSFGAGEPDFDTPEVIKQAAIEALQAGKTKYEAAPGPEPARQAIAKKLQADNGLEVDAKGVVIVSGAKAAFFQACFALLGDMAPDGQPWEVIVPTPAWVSYEPIVKMCGGSVVEVDLKPEDGFVLRPEALRKAVTARTRMVIVNTPSNPCGAVYSREALAQLAEVLGDAVRAIAPNLVVVTDEIYEKLVFDGLEHASIGAMAPVKDRTLTINALSKSYAMTGWRVGYAAATGDLAAELIPAMARIQAQTITNITSFLYPAISTAFDRSADDIERFRCTFEARRDLVMELLGGVDGIETARPQGAMYAFPRVAGHYGKTSKGGAKVSDSLSFCEALLEEQGVAMVPGGAFGGRGDEHVRISYACSDADIRKGIERLGAFVSGLR; this is translated from the coding sequence ATGTCGTGGATCAAGCTCGCCGAACGCGTGGACAGCCTCGAGGGTTCGGCGACGGTGGCCGTGGCGACCCGGGCCAAGGCGCTCAAGGCCCAGGGCAAGGACGTCGTCAGCTTCGGCGCCGGAGAGCCCGACTTCGATACGCCCGAGGTCATCAAGCAGGCCGCCATCGAGGCGCTCCAGGCCGGCAAGACCAAGTACGAAGCGGCCCCAGGCCCCGAGCCCGCGCGGCAGGCCATCGCCAAGAAGCTGCAGGCCGACAACGGGCTTGAGGTCGACGCCAAGGGCGTGGTCATCGTGTCGGGCGCCAAGGCGGCGTTCTTCCAGGCGTGCTTCGCCCTGCTGGGCGACATGGCCCCCGACGGCCAGCCCTGGGAGGTCATCGTCCCCACGCCGGCGTGGGTGAGCTACGAGCCGATCGTCAAGATGTGCGGCGGGTCGGTGGTCGAGGTCGACCTGAAGCCCGAGGACGGCTTCGTGCTCAGGCCCGAAGCGCTGCGCAAGGCCGTCACCGCGCGCACGCGCATGGTCATCGTCAATACGCCCAGCAATCCGTGCGGGGCCGTCTATTCGCGCGAGGCCCTCGCCCAGCTGGCCGAGGTGCTGGGCGACGCCGTGCGTGCGATCGCGCCCAACCTGGTCGTCGTGACCGACGAGATCTACGAGAAGCTGGTGTTCGACGGGCTCGAGCACGCGTCGATCGGAGCGATGGCGCCCGTCAAGGATCGCACGCTGACGATCAACGCGCTCAGCAAGAGCTACGCCATGACGGGCTGGCGCGTGGGCTACGCGGCGGCGACCGGAGATCTGGCCGCCGAACTCATCCCAGCGATGGCGCGCATCCAGGCGCAGACCATCACGAACATCACCTCGTTCCTGTATCCGGCGATCTCGACGGCATTCGATCGATCGGCCGACGACATCGAGCGCTTCCGCTGCACGTTCGAGGCGCGCCGGGATCTGGTCATGGAGTTGCTCGGGGGCGTCGACGGCATCGAGACCGCCCGGCCCCAGGGTGCGATGTACGCCTTCCCGCGCGTCGCCGGGCACTACGGCAAGACGAGCAAGGGCGGGGCGAAGGTGAGCGACTCGTTGAGCTTCTGCGAGGCGCTGCTCGAGGAGCAGGGCGTGGCGATGGTGCCCGGCGGGGCGTTCGGCGGGCGCGGCGACGAGCACGTCCGCATCAGCTACGCGTGCTCGGACGCGGATATCCGCAAG
- a CDS encoding HAD hydrolase family protein: protein MSQPRSTDSTKPPSDLPKAFREKAAGVRLLCLDVDGTLTDGGLYLNEDNVETRRFCVHDGQGITAWHRLGYATAIVTARPARSVRRRAKDLGIAYLFDSVTDKRATVLELAKSEGLSIDQVAFVGDDLSDLRAMHTVGCPIAVGDADRGIKDLCLLTTEAKGGHGAVREAIWAILRAQDKLDHVMALYA from the coding sequence ATGAGCCAGCCCAGGTCGACAGACTCGACGAAGCCGCCCTCCGACCTGCCCAAGGCCTTCCGCGAAAAGGCCGCCGGGGTCCGGCTGCTCTGCCTCGACGTCGACGGCACCCTCACGGACGGCGGGCTGTACCTCAACGAGGACAACGTCGAGACCCGCCGCTTCTGTGTGCACGACGGCCAGGGCATCACGGCCTGGCACCGGCTGGGCTACGCCACGGCCATCGTCACCGCCCGCCCGGCCCGGTCCGTCCGGCGGCGGGCCAAGGACCTGGGCATCGCCTACCTGTTCGATAGCGTGACCGACAAGCGTGCCACGGTCTTGGAACTGGCCAAGTCCGAAGGCCTGAGCATCGACCAGGTGGCCTTCGTCGGCGACGACCTGTCGGACCTCCGCGCGATGCACACGGTGGGCTGCCCAATCGCCGTGGGCGATGCCGACCGGGGCATCAAGGACCTGTGCCTGCTGACGACCGAGGCCAAGGGCGGGCACGGCGCGGTGCGGGAAGCCATCTGGGCCATCCTGCGCGCCCAAGACAAGCTCGATCACGTCATGGCCCTGTACGCTTAG